The nucleotide window TTGCTGcccttgaaaataatattgaaacaacTTTGAGGACTCGCTCGTACCTTGTACCTGCTTCACTTGTTCACATAGGATAGTTATTTGGCCAATTTAAGATCACCTAGTGCGTtagcttttaatattagtgACATCTAGTGTTAAAATTGCAAGTTTATGGaagttaaaactaaatatttaaaaagttgtgtataacaaaatgtaattgaataaatcGTAATCCATTAATCAAGTATGAACTTGGTTCATAAGCATgttgtattgttattataaagagAAGTTTGTAGTTTATCCACGATTAATTAACTTAGAGTAATGGAGGAAAACGAAAAAGGTTAttgttgaaaatgtttttaggtAAATAAATCGGATTGAGCTTTTGTGAAAACCTTGTTGTTACTAATAAGTTCTCATTTTCCGAGCTCGGCCGACAGACTGCCATTCTGAGGTCTTGCAACTAATTAGTTCCAATTTAAACTGTCTCTACTATCACTTACGTAGTTTCGTACTAGAATAGGCTTTTTCGCtacttattgatttatatctAACTGTTGCAATgcattgttaaatttatttactccTTATTAGTTATGTATAAAGTTTAGAGGTAGCCATTTTCATATTAACTTTCTGTGAGTGTGAAAGTGGTGTATCTACCatgttgttaaataataaataaactacattGTACCACCacttgttgttttatttcgtTACACCTTatcttaactaaattattaaaatatcacaacAATTccttaattatacaataagggaaaatcttaaaaattcatactctattataatatttatagaaaacatttaatcTTCATCCTAGATAAAAATTAGTCTAAAAGTGTAGTCATATCCCAAACCCTTTTCAATTTCTTGTTGACATTAGAAAAGAATGATATTACGTCTTCGAgtgttgatattattttagaatttggATTTTCGCTGATTTTAATTATCGCACCATCATCTTCTATCTTTGTTTCCAATACAATTGCATTTAAATTGTCATTTGTGTTTTCATAGTCATCATTTTTCAGAGCAATATCCATAGGTAGTTTTCCCAATTTCTTTACTTTATCgaaaattttagaaaattttctGTTCTCCTTACTATCCAAGTCTATGGCGTTTTCTAGAGAATCAACTTCGTCATACTTTCGTAAACTATCCCGTGCAATACTACGTCGTTTTCTTGTAGAATCTTCGCCACCGTCAAGTCTTTGCAATTGCAAGTCGTcgtttaatttcttattattaatatccaaTCCATGATTACAGTCTAAAgattctgtatttatttttttatctacacCTTTTCTATTTATTCGCATTTCTGTAGGCTCTGAGTATCTTCtgcgtttattaattttggttATAAcgctatttttattgtttttcttcaaaaaatCTTTGGTTCGTGTAAAGTCACTTGTTACATCAAGAATTTTGCTTATTAAATTAGAACTAAACGGTAGATCTTTACTTATTCCCACAAATTTTCTTCTGGGCTTCCTAAAATGTTCATGGCTATTACGAGATTCTCTTCTAAGTCTATTGAAAGCATTTTTGTTCCTTTTGGCTTGAAAAATGGTATGCATTTTCTGTAAGTCTTTATTTATCCCATATACTCGATCCCGTAAGGCTGCTTTATTTTGTGCCAAGCTAATTCTTACTTGGTCTAATATTTCTTtaccatttaatttattctcacTTAAATCCGATCGTTTAATTCTCCTTGTACTTGGTTCTTCTTCACTTAAAACAACAACTTCTTCAACACTATCTTCAAATGTGTCCTTAGCTAGGTCACGGCAAGCTTGAACTTGAGTATTTGCTAATACCCAAAATCCAAATGATTTAGGAGGCAAGCTTATAAGCAAAGATTTGTATGGACGAACGTGTTTAACTACTGGCCGAATATCTCCTTCGTAATACATGGCGTGGCTATTTACCacaatatttctaaaacaaacaagattacataaattaacaaatattaaatatatctgaaaTAGAACGAGAAGGTTAATtagctaaatatttttgccTTTTCGTGAGAAATAATatgaacttaatttaaaattcgttaaaaattcataatCTGCGAAACGCGAAACTCACTGATTTTTATCAAGACTTAGTACAAACTGCATAATATCACCCCCTAATTCATTCTTGGGTAATTTGATTGAGAACCGAGCTGGTTCATCATCCATATTAGCACCATAAAGTGTCAAAGCACCAGGAATAGGTTTGTGACCGAGGGAAGTACAGTGTGCGAAGAGAGTTGCGTTTGTTACGTCTATGTCGACGTCCAAAACtcgttcaccaaccagattTTTGAATAGGAGCGCCATGTAGAAACTCTGCAAGATTTATAATGTCGCAGTaacaatttgacaaaaaccTACTAACAAGGTTGAATGTTAAACctattcaatacaaaaataataataaaactttattcatgacTGAAATATGGTTATAACAAAATTGATCTAGTTAGCCAAATCGTTGCACTGTGCTGTGACGTAGGTGACTAGAATACAAGTGTTCTGTGGTGCATGGTGCAtgtttgaaacaatttttcaaGAAAAAGTAGTCATAGTGTTAAATCTAATGAAACAAAAGTTGTTGAACCTGATATGTATGGCTTAGatatcttttaatataattatcaatttgtttctatatagttccaaaacaatattaatcctttacctaattataaattctttaatccgtcatatttaaatatacttgaagtacatttctttataaaaatactccgTTTGTTCATAGACAAGATCTAGTTACAAAAGGTGAAATGAAAGCCCTTACCAGTGTAGGTTCATGCAGTTCCTCTTCAAGCAAATCCCTGTAGTGTATCGAAAAGCCATTTCGGGCTGCAAAGCCAAGACTTGCAAGCCATTCGGCTGCCCTGTGCAACTCCGTTTTTGTATGAGTCCGTTCTGTCAGCCATAACGGAACTTGACTCTTAGCGAAGACCTTAAGTAGTTTCCTACGGTCTTTCTCCGACATTCTTTCAAGTTCTTGCGAGGATGAGTTGCTGTAATCAATATTATGTTATCGGTCTTgctttatattacaattttatacgaTTTGGTGTCAAgtacttctttttattttacgtaatattttaatgatttttactttttccATATTAACTCTAAGACAAAATCTAGTTTAATATTAGGGTTTTTAGCACAATACTTGTTCACTATAATGATGAACATCCCATAcccatttaaaaacaaagcgTCCATCACGTCATTTGACAAGGTAACGTAATCAGCGAAGTCACTTTTGGAGTCTAGATGCAGACAAGGTGTGACGTCACCTCCCACAACTTTCCATCCAGGACGTGAAAACGTCTCTGTTATTACTttaagggtttccaaatcgtTAAGGTATTCTTCTATAGACTGGTTCTTgcattctaaaaataaacattaaatttatcttacaaaatagaatcttatttaattttattactccaATTCACATCCCTTCTCCACGTCTTACCATGTTTAAATATGCTTCGAAATTCTCAATACAATTCATACCaactaaaaagctttatttaatacaacaatTTCCAATACACACGTCTTcatgttaaatgtataaaatataaaaatcttgggagttgtaatatgtaattaaatattgataaaattttgtatttaataatttccagGATAAACAcagtattattgttatatgatTTATTCTGGTGAAAATACTTTTCAAGACTTACCATAACCCAATTGCCAAAAGACATTAGCCAAATCTAATCGATCAGCGGTTGTTAAAACATCTAAAGCGGTGTTTGCGTCCCATATACCCGCTTTAGTCTTCTGATCACTGTTTAAGGCAAACACCAGGTCGAATCCAGTAGTATTCGACGATTTAATGAATTTCTCCCACTGTTTCCGTGTTACTGTTATATGGTCatctaaaaaacattaaattttgctGTACATTATTATGATGCCactaatactttatttactgGCAGTTCTCAAAGGAAGGCGTAGGACGGAGAAAAGCTggcaataaacattttaatactgtTATACGtcgtcatttttattttattttgcggGAGCAATACGTAAACAGGTACTCGTAATGTCAAGGTAACgcagaaattaataattattatttatacaaattcaaGTCCGACCTGTCACCAGAAGTACACGTATATAAGTATAGTCATTTAGCAGGGACCAATCAATCTTCACTTTATCTAGTTACAAGACAccaacaaaatatgttattttagattctagcttattaaaattaatgtgcGTGCTATAATTTCGCTGCTGATTGAGACAGATAACATTTGTAGTTAATTACGATTATAAGTAAAGtcgtaattactttttttacttactaAGCTATAACGAACGAAGAACATATCTGAATATTCcgaaataatgatataaatctataaaacattgtaaaattgtttagCTTTTAGTATCAGTTACGTACATCATTAGTAAGAACATGTTACATACTGTTCAATTTGATGTGAAATTTTTGGTTCTTAAAAGAGCATCTACAAAACTTCCTACCGGTTCTTGTGGGACTCCATTCTCCGTGCTGATGaatggtaataaaaaaatgtatgctttgaaataaaaaaaataaaacctttagaCTGCCACCTAGGTTGATTATCAATAGC belongs to Pieris rapae chromosome 2, ilPieRapa1.1, whole genome shotgun sequence and includes:
- the LOC111003309 gene encoding heparanase; this translates as MLYLHLLVFCFSLVNSTIYNVKIFTDNYVNLVDRRFLSLSVDPKDLFSFIGKYNSKECSCMASALTPAFLRIAGPSTEHLTFKNNTFAIDNQPRWQSKDDHITVTRKQWEKFIKSSNTTGFDLVFALNSDQKTKAGIWDANTALDVLTTADRLDLANVFWQLGYECKNQSIEEYLNDLETLKVITETFSRPGWKVVGGDVTPCLHLDSKSDFADYVTLSNDVMDALFLNGNSSSQELERMSEKDRRKLLKVFAKSQVPLWLTERTHTKTELHRAAEWLASLGFAARNGFSIHYRDLLEEELHEPTLSFYMALLFKNLVGERVLDVDIDVTNATLFAHCTSLGHKPIPGALTLYGANMDDEPARFSIKLPKNELGGDIMQFVLSLDKNQNIVVNSHAMYYEGDIRPVVKHVRPYKSLLISLPPKSFGFWVLANTQVQACRDLAKDTFEDSVEEVVVLSEEEPSTRRIKRSDLSENKLNGKEILDQVRISLAQNKAALRDRVYGINKDLQKMHTIFQAKRNKNAFNRLRRESRNSHEHFRKPRRKFVGISKDLPFSSNLISKILDVTSDFTRTKDFLKKNNKNSVITKINKRRRYSEPTEMRINRKGVDKKINTESLDCNHGLDINNKKLNDDLQLQRLDGGEDSTRKRRSIARDSLRKYDEVDSLENAIDLDSKENRKFSKIFDKVKKLGKLPMDIALKNDDYENTNDNLNAIVLETKIEDDGAIIKISENPNSKIISTLEDVISFFSNVNKKLKRVWDMTTLLD